A window of Asterias rubens chromosome 22, eAstRub1.3, whole genome shotgun sequence contains these coding sequences:
- the LOC117305143 gene encoding uncharacterized protein LOC117305143, with amino-acid sequence MFVGHDTSLDPRCTMARREHTKRWLGYLVVFYCIMTKEIATQPVYTSVTGNANDALIVSNEQVYLQLRQTQRVPCGKQTGATDVIAVTWYDTKKNEIIRIVSNPIHGSNFTSAKYEGRATFTQGFDLTLMDVNDGDTGRYTCEIITATDQVDYEVEVIVIDKQLPIRSAVRSVSQLLRAGENTVHCPVYNRSITRPTIYYSIQHDVRSPTEILVSRFSDGSVLLQESTFDIQRDANYSLVIKKPAAAPAELLIWCHVSSDVDGVNLMSGFVNVTQFQPAETSNSVWIALMCLGVIILIILCVAAVLYKIRWKTTYLSSLSSEEMVPFNQESPINNESCGDYKLKNVIQKGGKKGKVLNYVFSSLRLVTVAGNGDLVMLDGKGIRVMSKKYYKKVTFQIRADLINEYVAIAASKRQAGEVLVARKSGKITWHDNSSGKEVEIPGCSNQTPGEISDMDVDDMGTIYVADIVKNVIYSYSVDGSFKSSFAVKDSPKCISACEGGILYVLFGTRIKRGEGYDIEGGTIKRYTNGTRGDYDIKCPTDMNIVTTGLYSSKTSVYVLAKSAGSDKAEASAILQFSALDGHLQRRIIDDWAGVLGIVFIRDDDELAFFDSKEVKVYERQKVMRKKPIREDSSSRIV; translated from the exons GTGGCTCGGTTACCTAGTGGTATTCTACTGCATAATGACCAAGGAAATAGCTACCCAACCCGTCTACACTTCTGTAACAG GAAACGCTAACGACGCCCTCATTGTTTCAAATGAGCAAGTTTACCTGCAGCTCCGACAGACACAACGTGTACCATGTGGAAAGCAGACAGGCGCCACTGACGTCATCGCTGTGACCTGGTACGAtaccaaaaaaaatgaaatcattcGAATAGTATCAAACCCGATCCACGGGAGCAATTTCACGTCTGCGAAGTACGAAGGGAGGGCTACATTCACCCAAGGGTTCGACCTGACCCTCATGGATGTCAATGATGGGGATACTGGACGTTATACGTGCGAGATAATCACAGCTACTGATCAAGTGGATTATGAAGTTGAAGTTATCGTTATTG ATAAACAACTTCCTATACGCTCAGCAGTGCGATCAGTCTCGCAGCTCCTCCGAGCCGGCGAGAACACCGTCCATTGTCCGGTTTACAACAGATCCATCACGAGACCAACCATTTATTACTCAATTCAACATGACGTCAGAAGTCCGACGGAGATCCTAGTTTCCCGCTTCTCAGACGGTTCAGTTTTATTGCAAGAGTCGACCTTTGACATCCAACGGGACGCCAACTACTCGTTGGTTATTAAAAAGCCAGCGGCAGCTCCTGCGGAGTTGTTGATATGGTGTCACGTCTCCTCTGACGTAGATGGGGTCAATCTGATGAGTGGTTTCGTCAATGTTACTC AATTTCAACCGGCAGAAACTTCGAATTCTGTTTGGATAGCTCTTATGTGTTTAGGGGTGATCATTTTAATCATCCTATGTGTGGCTGCCGTGTTATACAAGATAAGATGGAAGACTACATATCTTTCTTCTCTCAGCTCCGAAGAGATGGTTCCTTTCAACCAAGAAAGCCCAATCAACAACG AAAGCTGTGGAGATTACAAACTGAAGAACGTGATTCAAAAAGGAGGCAAGAAGGGAAAAGTGCTGAACTACGTCTTCTCCTCATTAAGATTGGTGACGGTTGCGGGTAATGGTGATTTGGTGATGCTAGACGGTAAAGGAATTCGAGTCATGTCAAAGAAATACTACAAGAAAGTCACGTTCCAGATACGGGCAGATTTAATCAATGAATATGTTGCCATAGCAGCCTCGAAAAGACAAGCTGGGGAAGTACTCGTGGCAAGAAAGAGCGGTAAGATTACATGGCATGACAACAGCAGTGGGAAGGAGGTTGAGATCCCAGGTTGCAGCAATCAAACCCCTGGAGAGATAAGCGATATGGATGTGGACGATATGGGAACCATATACGTTGCCGACATAGTTAAGAATGTGATTTATTCTTATAGCGTGGATGGGTCGTTCAAGTCATCGTTTGCAGTTAAAGACTCACCGAAGTGTATCAGCGCTTGCGAGGGTGGCATTTTATATGTTTTATTCGGGACTAGGATTAAGAGGGGCGAAGGGTATGACATCGAAGGGGGCACCATTAAGAGGTACACCAACGGCACACGGGGTGACTATGACATAAAATGTCCCACAGATATGAATATTGTGACGACTGGTTTGTACTCGAGCAAAACGTCTGTGTATGTTTTAGCCAAAAGTGCGGGGTCTGATAAAGCTGAAGCAAGCGCCATACTTCAGTTTTCAGCGTTGGATGGTCACCTCCAACGACGTATCATCGACGACTGGGCAGGAGTTCTAGGCATAGTTTTCATCAGGGATGATGATGAACTGGCCTTCTTTGATTCCAAAGAAGTAAAAGTTTATGAAAGGCAGAAAGTGATGAGGAAAAAGCCAATAAGAGAAGATAGTTCTTCTCGTATTGTCTGA